In Candidatus Contubernalis alkalaceticus, the genomic window ATGGATGGGTAATAGTATTTATTTCGTTTTTAATGCTCCTGGTTACCAGTGGGATTGTATTGTCTTTTGGAATCTTTATGAAACCATTAACATCAGAATTTCAATGGGACAGAACGGCTGTTTCCATTGCTGTTTCTTCATTTATGCTGGTCCAAGGTTTGCTGTCCCCTCTAGTAGGCCGGTTAATAGACCGATACGGCCCTAAGATTGTGGTTACCCTGGGTGTGTTTATACTGGGTGTTACTCTGATCATATTTGGACAGGTTAATTCATATTTTATGTTTTTCTTTACTTATGGAATATTGGCAGCGATTGGTTACAGCACTACTACTTTAATGACCAATTCAGTACTTATTACCAAGTGGTTTACAGAGAAGAAAGGGTTGGCGCTGGGATTGTCTATGACCGGTTTTCCTTTAGGCCCTTTAGTATTTTCACCCTTCATCGGATATTTAATTGTAACCTTTGATTGGCGTACTGCTGCTCTTATCCTTGGAGGCTTGTTAATTGTTTTGCTGATGCCTTTAGTGTTGTTGTTAGTCAAAGATAATCCGGAAACCGCAGCTAATAAAGCAGTGGATGATGGAGAAAGGAAAAAGGTAACTTTCAAAGGCCTTCTTGCCAACAAACAGTATTTAAAACTAGCCGGAGCCTATTTTGGATGTGGATATACCATGTCTATGATAAGTACACACTTCCCCGCCAATGCTACTGATCTGGGTCTGGACCCCCTGGTAGCCGCTACTGCTTTTGGGATAATGGGTGGGTTTGCTGCTGTGGGAACTACCTCCGCAGGAGCTCTTTCAGATAAGTTTGGGCGTAAAAATATCTTGTCTATTGTGTATTTTATGAGGTTCGCAGCTTTAATGGTCTTTGCTTTTGCTTACTCTCCTGTCACTTTATATGTGGGAGCGGTGATATTTGGCCTTTCCTGGACTACCACCGGCCCTCTAACCTCTGCTCTTACCGGGGATATTTGGGGGGTTAAGGTTATGGGAACGGTGTTCGGTTTTGTGTTCTTGTCCCATCAGATTGGTGCGGCGCTGGGGGCATACTTGGGAGGGTATATATTTGATTATACTGAGAGTTACCAAATGGCCTTCCTGTCCGGAGCATTGATTTTGTTTATATCTGGAATAAATAGTTTTTTAATACAGGAGTCATCCAAAGAGCCCGGAGTTCCAGTAAAGGAGAGTTATCAAACAAAAGAATTGTAAAGCCGATTATGGAAAGTAGTATGCCCTCTGGAGGTGCTGAGGCGGCAGTATCAGAAAGGATAAATTTCAGCTGTATTTTATAGATTTAAAAAATATAAATGGGCTGGTGAAAATATGAAGGTTAAAATTGTAAGCGGTTTTTTGGGTTCAGGAAAAACAACATTAGTTAAACATCTTTTGGAGCACAGTGGTCCAGGTACAGCAGTACTGGTTAATGAATTCGGTGATGTGGGAATTGATGGGGAACTGTTTCAGGGGGAAAATGTGGACATTGTTGAGCTGCCCAGTGGATGTATCTGTTGTGCCCTTAAGAATGACTTGATTTTAAGTATTAATGAGTTATATGAAAAGGTGGATCCTAAAATTTTAATTATTGAACCTTCAGGGGTAGCAACTCTGTCGGATGTCATGGAAAGCCTTACCATTGAATTGATTAAAGCACCTATAGAACTAGAAGCCATAATTACAGTGATTGAACCAGATCTGCTTTTGGAAGACCAGGAATTTGAAAACCTTGGCAGGTTTTATTACGATCAGATAGGGAATGCAGACCTGATTTTAATCAACAAATGTGACATTAATCCACCGGAGGATATTGAAAAGGCAGCAGGAATACTGCAAAAGATTAACCCTACAGCTACCATTATGCCTGCGGTATACTGTGAAGTTACCCTACCGGTACTGGTAAGCAGTGGTGAAGTTAAAATGAAAGATGAACATCACCATCATCATGAAGGCGAACACAGTCTAAAATCTCTTGCATACAGGCGCAATGGTAACTTTGACCCGGAAAAGGTTAAAGAGTTCTTGGCACAACTGGTGAAGGGTGATTTTGGCCGAGTTTACCGGGCAAAGGGATTCTTTCAAGGAGTAGAAGGCAGCTATCATTTTGAGTTGGTTAGGGATAAGTGGGAGATAAGCAGTTGGGAAAAACCTCTAAATGAAAGCAAATTTGTTATTATTGGAGAAAGTCTGCCTGATTTAGGCAGTCAGGTTGATTTGACGGCTGTTTAACGCATAAGCAGGAAAAATAGTCAGGAAACTCTGGGTTCTTTTATTAAGGCATTTTTATTTTTGTCAATATCCTAGTAAAACTACAGGAATTATAACTTATTATCAGTAAAAACTGTTTTTTAAAATCTTAGAAAGCAGTGTAAAAAATGTATTTTACCAGGTAATATATTTGCCTGCTTTTTCAAAAAAATACATAATAAGGAGGTTGAAAAGGAAAAAAAGAATAAAGGAATTATTCATTTTTAATTAATGGACAAGCAATTTACTGTACGGTCTGAAAAATTTATTCAAAAATTAAAGGGGGATAATTAATGAGTATTAAAGACGAAATGACATCTTTGGAGAGAGTCGTCGCTGCGGTAACTTATCAAAAGCCGGACAGGGTTCCTGTAGCACCACTTTTTAGCGGTGCTGCCAGCCGGATAACCGGGGTACCCTTTGACAAATGGTCTATGGATGCGGAAATGATAGCTCAATCTTTCTTACATTCTCAAGAAATTATTGATTTTGACTGTTTTGTTACTTTGATTGACCTTTCTCTGGAGGCGTATGATTTTGGTCAGAAAGTGATTTTCCCTAAAAACAGTACTGCTTATTCTGATACCAGTGATCCCATGATAAAAACTGCTGATGATTATTATAAAATTAAAAAAATTGACCCTACTCAAACCCCCAGGATGAAAATGTTAATTGATGCAACTAAGACATTAAGTAAGGCTAAAGGCAAAGAGGTGGGCATCGTTGGTTTTGTTTATGGCCCTTTAGGAGTTTTATCCCAGATGCGGGGGCATGAGCGCCTTTTTAAAGACTGCCTGAAAAATCCAGATGCGGTTCTTCATGCCCAGGATGCAATTACTGATACCATTATTGACTTTGCTTTGGCCCAGATTGAGGCGGGAGCTCATGCTATATGTATTGACACTCTGTATGCCTCGGGAAGTATTATGAGTAAAAAGATGTGGGAGAAGATGGAAGCGGAACACTGTAAGAAGTTTGCCGAGGCCATACATAAGGCCGGGGTTCCTCTAATTGCCCATAACTGCGGCAATGATATCTACTTTGATGTTCATGAAAAATGGATGAAACCTGCTGCCATTTCTCACGCTTATCCCGCTGATGATTGCAAAGATTGGGCTGAACATGCTGAAAAGTGGGGGAAAGAAATTGTAACCATAGGATACCTGACTCCCTCTATGACCGGCCTGATGATGACTCCTGAAGAGGTTATGGAAGAATGCCGCCGGGAATTTGAAACTTTTAAAGATTGTAACGGCGGATTTATTCTGGCCTGTGGATGTGAGTTTCCACCTAACGGCCATCTCTTGAACGCTATGGCCATGGTTCAGGGTTCTAAAGCCTACTGCAGATATTAATAATTAAAGATTATCATGGTGGATTGGAGAATAGAGAGTAAGGAGGGGTTCCCCTCCTCATCTCTATTTCTGTTTAATCTGTTTAAACATTTTAAAAAAGTTTTAGAATTTAGGTTAATGAAAGGAATGCATGTCTTTTGAAAACATTGAAATTGGAAGAATTTTATCTAAAAGAGGAGCCTTTTTATATCCCTCAGGAAAATGAATTACAACTTTTTGAGTTAGCCTATCATCAGCAAATCCCAGTTATGCTGAAAGGGCCCACAGGCTGTGGAAAAACACGCTTTCTAGAACATATGGCTTTCAGGCTTAATCGTCCCTTAATTACTATTGCCTGCCATGAGGATCTAACTACTGGTGATTTGGTAGGAAGGTTCCTGCTTAAGGGAGAGGATACTGTGTGGGTAGATGGTCCACTTACCCGGGCTGTTCGTCATGGTGCAATATGTTATCTAGATGAAGTGGTGGAAGCCCGTAAGGATACTGTTGTTGCCATTCACCCTTTGACGGATGATCGCAGAATACTTCCCCTGGAAAAGATGGGTGAAGTGATTAAAGCGGATGAGAATTTTATGCTGGTTTGTTCCTATAATCCTGGTTATCAAACTATATTAAAGGATCTAAAGCAGAGTACCAAGCAGAGGTTCATTTCTATGGAATTTGGTTTTCCGGAAGCTGATATAGAGAAGAAGATTCTAATAAAGGAGTCCGGTGTAAAGGAACAAATAGCGGAAAAAATTATTCAGATTGGCAGCCAGTTCCGTAACCTAAAGAATAAGGGCCTGGAAGAAGGCGTCAGCACCCGGCTCATGATTTATGCTGGAAAACTAATTGGCTCCGGAGTTTCCCTGAAAGAGGCTGTTCGCACAGCCATGATCTATCCTATTACA contains:
- a CDS encoding MFS transporter; the encoded protein is MDKPKFFYGWVIVFISFLMLLVTSGIVLSFGIFMKPLTSEFQWDRTAVSIAVSSFMLVQGLLSPLVGRLIDRYGPKIVVTLGVFILGVTLIIFGQVNSYFMFFFTYGILAAIGYSTTTLMTNSVLITKWFTEKKGLALGLSMTGFPLGPLVFSPFIGYLIVTFDWRTAALILGGLLIVLLMPLVLLLVKDNPETAANKAVDDGERKKVTFKGLLANKQYLKLAGAYFGCGYTMSMISTHFPANATDLGLDPLVAATAFGIMGGFAAVGTTSAGALSDKFGRKNILSIVYFMRFAALMVFAFAYSPVTLYVGAVIFGLSWTTTGPLTSALTGDIWGVKVMGTVFGFVFLSHQIGAALGAYLGGYIFDYTESYQMAFLSGALILFISGINSFLIQESSKEPGVPVKESYQTKEL
- a CDS encoding CobW family GTP-binding protein, whose translation is MKVKIVSGFLGSGKTTLVKHLLEHSGPGTAVLVNEFGDVGIDGELFQGENVDIVELPSGCICCALKNDLILSINELYEKVDPKILIIEPSGVATLSDVMESLTIELIKAPIELEAIITVIEPDLLLEDQEFENLGRFYYDQIGNADLILINKCDINPPEDIEKAAGILQKINPTATIMPAVYCEVTLPVLVSSGEVKMKDEHHHHHEGEHSLKSLAYRRNGNFDPEKVKEFLAQLVKGDFGRVYRAKGFFQGVEGSYHFELVRDKWEISSWEKPLNESKFVIIGESLPDLGSQVDLTAV
- a CDS encoding uroporphyrinogen decarboxylase family protein; the encoded protein is MSIKDEMTSLERVVAAVTYQKPDRVPVAPLFSGAASRITGVPFDKWSMDAEMIAQSFLHSQEIIDFDCFVTLIDLSLEAYDFGQKVIFPKNSTAYSDTSDPMIKTADDYYKIKKIDPTQTPRMKMLIDATKTLSKAKGKEVGIVGFVYGPLGVLSQMRGHERLFKDCLKNPDAVLHAQDAITDTIIDFALAQIEAGAHAICIDTLYASGSIMSKKMWEKMEAEHCKKFAEAIHKAGVPLIAHNCGNDIYFDVHEKWMKPAAISHAYPADDCKDWAEHAEKWGKEIVTIGYLTPSMTGLMMTPEEVMEECRREFETFKDCNGGFILACGCEFPPNGHLLNAMAMVQGSKAYCRY
- a CDS encoding CbbQ/NirQ/NorQ/GpvN family protein, which gives rise to MKTLKLEEFYLKEEPFYIPQENELQLFELAYHQQIPVMLKGPTGCGKTRFLEHMAFRLNRPLITIACHEDLTTGDLVGRFLLKGEDTVWVDGPLTRAVRHGAICYLDEVVEARKDTVVAIHPLTDDRRILPLEKMGEVIKADENFMLVCSYNPGYQTILKDLKQSTKQRFISMEFGFPEADIEKKILIKESGVKEQIAEKIIQIGSQFRNLKNKGLEEGVSTRLMIYAGKLIGSGVSLKEAVRTAMIYPITDDAYMHKGLGELVDAAVEE